A region of Polynucleobacter sp. JS-Mosq-20-D10 DNA encodes the following proteins:
- a CDS encoding pirin family protein gives MKKLIGLQGNDQGHWVGDGFPVRTLFFYQDLGMQMSPFLMLDYAGPAEFPSTTERKGVGSHPHRGFETVTIVYEGEVAHKDSTGQGGIIGPGDVQWMTAGSGILHEEFHSEGFAKNGGTLNMVQLWVNLPAKLKMTKPGYQAILDKQIPAINLMNGSGRARIIAGDFNGHQGPAHTFTPMNVIDLKLKKGSMNIPVSEGWNVSLVVLKGAIEAGQGVVAKDAQMLMFSNQGQDIQVNVLEDSIALLLSGEPIDEPIVGYGPFVMNTKEEIAQAMQDFNSGSFGRIAH, from the coding sequence ATGAAAAAACTCATTGGTTTACAAGGTAATGATCAAGGCCACTGGGTTGGCGATGGCTTTCCTGTGCGCACCTTGTTTTTCTATCAAGATTTGGGAATGCAAATGAGCCCATTCTTAATGCTGGACTATGCAGGTCCAGCGGAGTTTCCCTCAACAACTGAACGTAAGGGCGTAGGCTCACACCCCCATCGCGGTTTTGAAACTGTCACGATCGTTTATGAGGGCGAAGTAGCGCACAAGGATTCCACAGGTCAGGGCGGCATCATTGGTCCTGGCGATGTGCAGTGGATGACTGCCGGCTCTGGCATCTTGCATGAAGAGTTTCATTCTGAAGGATTTGCCAAAAATGGTGGAACTCTGAATATGGTGCAGTTGTGGGTGAATTTGCCAGCAAAACTGAAAATGACTAAGCCGGGCTATCAAGCCATTCTGGATAAGCAGATCCCTGCAATTAATCTGATGAATGGGTCAGGACGGGCTCGTATCATCGCCGGGGACTTTAATGGCCATCAAGGTCCTGCTCATACATTTACCCCTATGAATGTGATTGATCTGAAGCTAAAAAAAGGTTCAATGAATATCCCCGTATCTGAGGGTTGGAATGTATCTCTAGTCGTGCTTAAGGGTGCTATTGAGGCGGGTCAGGGAGTGGTAGCCAAGGATGCCCAGATGTTGATGTTTAGCAATCAAGGTCAGGATATTCAAGTTAATGTGCTGGAAGACTCTATTGCCCTGTTACTGAGTGGCGAGCCTATTGATGAACCCATTGTTGGTTACGGCCCCTTTGTCATGAATACCAAAGAAGAGATTGCTCAGGCAATGCAGGATTTCAATAGTGGAAGCTTTGGAAGAATTGCGCACTAA
- a CDS encoding flavodoxin family protein, producing MTKVAVVFHSGYGHTVKQAEALAKGANGTLVVIDAEGNITDAQWETLNTADAIVFGSPTYMGTVSWQFKKFADASSKQWFSQQWKDKIFGGFTNSATMNGDKHSTLHYFFTLAMQHSGIWVGTGLMPSNSKAAKRDDVNYVGSSAGAMMQTPSDASADEVNVGDLETARLYGERIAKIAGQLQAK from the coding sequence ATGACTAAAGTAGCCGTTGTATTTCATAGTGGTTATGGCCACACTGTTAAACAGGCTGAAGCCCTAGCTAAAGGTGCCAATGGCACATTAGTGGTTATTGATGCCGAAGGCAATATTACTGACGCGCAGTGGGAAACATTAAATACTGCTGATGCCATCGTATTCGGATCGCCAACCTATATGGGTACAGTAAGCTGGCAGTTCAAGAAGTTCGCTGATGCAAGTTCTAAGCAATGGTTTTCACAGCAGTGGAAAGATAAAATATTTGGTGGCTTTACTAACTCTGCCACGATGAATGGTGACAAGCACTCCACCTTGCATTATTTCTTTACTCTTGCCATGCAGCATTCAGGCATTTGGGTGGGTACTGGTTTGATGCCTTCGAATTCTAAAGCTGCAAAGCGTGATGATGTGAACTATGTAGGTTCATCCGCTGGCGCGATGATGCAAACACCTTCAGATGCAAGTGCTGATGAAGTGAATGTGGGCGACTTAGAAACCGCACGTCTCTATGGCGAGCGTATTGCGAAGATTGCCGGTCAACTACAAGCAAAGTAA
- a CDS encoding MarR family winged helix-turn-helix transcriptional regulator yields the protein MNHLSLVKALVQAYQAFEAHSAEHIKEMGLTMTQFDIVATLGNQPPMTCKELGEKTLISKGTMTGVLERLETKGLIEKLMNDEDGRSYKIGLSKAGDKLFKKVFPEHVEYLGKAFGKLGKKELEQAVTVLKEVKAIFN from the coding sequence ATGAATCACCTATCACTTGTTAAGGCATTGGTTCAGGCGTATCAGGCATTTGAGGCACATTCGGCTGAACACATCAAGGAGATGGGTTTAACAATGACTCAGTTTGACATTGTTGCGACCCTAGGTAATCAGCCGCCGATGACTTGTAAGGAGTTGGGGGAGAAAACGCTGATTTCTAAAGGCACCATGACGGGTGTCTTGGAAAGACTTGAGACTAAAGGGCTTATAGAAAAATTGATGAATGACGAGGATGGCCGTAGCTACAAGATTGGTCTCTCAAAAGCCGGTGATAAATTATTCAAGAAGGTATTCCCGGAGCATGTCGAGTATCTCGGTAAAGCCTTCGGAAAGCTCGGCAAGAAAGAATTAGAACAAGCAGTAACAGTTTTAAAAGAGGTTAAAGCAATATTTAACTAA
- a CDS encoding HD-GYP domain-containing protein: MTKPDDEKVDASVPTSEELIASNKEVAEKAAQSINITNELADELIVANVEVVHQKKEKGKRVAELAIANSEKAKRIAELVIGNKELLFQNEEKTKRAAELVALIIKLGLANKKAAQSEKQLLSTLNALAMARDNETGNHIIRTQNYAKNLALRLRKMGCFKNELNSRTIELIFKAVPLHDIGKVGIPDQILHKPGPLTDAEWEIMKTHPVIGMDVLRSSDNEASRVMDVMEVAIQIAGGHHEYWDGNGYPDGLKGDAIPLAARIMSVADMYDALVSVRVYKKAWTHEEATQEIIRNKGVRFDPLVVDAFIAEQESFQAIAHQHRDGS, encoded by the coding sequence ATGACTAAGCCAGATGACGAGAAAGTCGACGCTTCTGTACCGACTAGCGAGGAATTGATTGCCTCGAACAAAGAGGTGGCTGAAAAGGCTGCTCAATCTATAAACATTACCAATGAGCTGGCAGATGAATTAATCGTTGCCAATGTCGAGGTAGTGCATCAAAAGAAAGAAAAGGGTAAGCGAGTCGCTGAGCTAGCCATAGCAAACTCAGAGAAGGCAAAGCGTATAGCCGAACTGGTGATTGGCAATAAAGAGCTTCTCTTTCAGAATGAGGAGAAAACAAAGCGTGCAGCTGAATTAGTTGCCCTCATTATTAAATTAGGACTAGCCAATAAAAAGGCTGCTCAATCTGAGAAGCAATTGCTTTCGACTCTGAATGCCCTGGCCATGGCTAGAGATAATGAAACGGGTAATCACATTATCCGGACGCAAAACTATGCTAAAAATCTTGCCTTGAGGCTGAGGAAGATGGGGTGCTTCAAAAATGAACTTAATAGCCGTACTATCGAACTTATTTTCAAAGCTGTACCCCTTCACGATATAGGTAAGGTGGGCATTCCAGATCAAATTCTTCATAAGCCTGGCCCGCTAACTGATGCTGAGTGGGAGATTATGAAAACCCATCCAGTGATTGGCATGGATGTTCTGCGCTCTTCTGATAATGAGGCTAGTCGAGTGATGGATGTAATGGAGGTGGCCATTCAAATTGCTGGAGGGCATCACGAATATTGGGATGGTAACGGCTATCCCGATGGATTGAAGGGTGATGCCATTCCCTTGGCTGCAAGAATAATGTCCGTAGCTGATATGTATGATGCCTTGGTAAGTGTGCGGGTATATAAAAAAGCATGGACCCATGAAGAAGCAACCCAAGAAATTATCCGCAACAAAGGGGTGCGTTTTGACCCTTTGGTTGTAGATGCATTTATTGCAGAGCAAGAAAGCTTCCAAGCTATTGCTCATCAGCACCGAGATGGCTCATGA
- the glmS gene encoding glutamine--fructose-6-phosphate transaminase (isomerizing): protein MCGIVGAASRKNIVEVLIEGLRRLEYRGYDSCGFAVMNGDDAKHPIERARTTARVSELAEQGKEFHGTLGIAHTRWATHGKPDTQNAHPHISGELIAVVHNGIIENYESLRAELKSAGYVFTSETDTEVIAHLIHQAYVSGKQVDLVASVRSVLPRLHGAYAIGVIAQDRPNVLVGARVGSPLVVALGENENFLASDALALAGRAHSMIYLEEGDVAVLKPESVEIIDLAGKTAQREQKPMPAQADSVDLGPYQHYMQKEIFEQPRAIGDTLANIASFGPELFNADPEQWKKFDQILILACGTSYYSACVAKYWLEDLAGIPTQVEIASEYRYRTTVPNPNTLIVVVSQSGETADTLAALRHAQSLGHHYTLAICNVASSAMVRETNWNFLTKAGTEIGVASTKAFTTQLLALYLLAVSLAKRAGKVSPEREKELLRDLRHLPKALHAVLALEPQIIAWSTAFAKCENALFLGRGMHYPIALEGALKLKEISYIHAEAYPAGELKHGPLALVTDKMPVVTVAPKDDLLEKLKSNMQEVKARGGKLYVFADQDTEITGGEGINVIRLPEHYGNLSPILHVVPLQLLAYHTACTLGTDVDKPRNLAKSVTVE from the coding sequence ATGTGCGGAATTGTTGGCGCAGCATCGCGTAAGAACATTGTGGAAGTTTTAATTGAAGGCTTACGTCGTCTTGAGTACCGCGGCTATGATTCTTGTGGTTTTGCTGTAATGAATGGCGATGATGCCAAGCATCCGATTGAGCGTGCACGCACTACTGCCCGTGTCTCTGAGTTAGCGGAGCAGGGTAAAGAATTTCATGGCACTCTAGGTATTGCGCATACTCGCTGGGCAACGCACGGTAAGCCAGATACACAAAATGCACATCCCCATATTTCTGGTGAATTGATTGCCGTGGTCCATAACGGCATTATTGAAAACTACGAATCACTACGCGCTGAGCTGAAATCAGCAGGTTATGTATTTACCTCAGAAACGGATACCGAGGTGATTGCGCATTTAATTCATCAAGCCTATGTATCTGGTAAGCAAGTGGATTTAGTCGCATCAGTCCGTTCCGTATTGCCAAGACTTCATGGCGCTTATGCGATTGGCGTGATTGCACAAGATCGCCCAAATGTTTTGGTGGGCGCGCGTGTTGGCTCACCATTGGTGGTTGCTCTTGGTGAAAATGAAAACTTTCTGGCTTCTGATGCTTTAGCGCTTGCTGGTCGAGCACACTCCATGATCTATTTGGAAGAGGGCGATGTTGCTGTTCTAAAGCCGGAGAGTGTTGAGATCATTGATCTGGCAGGAAAGACGGCGCAGCGAGAGCAAAAGCCGATGCCTGCTCAGGCTGATTCAGTAGATCTAGGGCCTTATCAGCACTACATGCAAAAAGAGATTTTTGAGCAACCAAGAGCAATTGGCGACACACTTGCCAATATTGCTAGCTTTGGTCCGGAACTCTTTAACGCCGATCCCGAGCAGTGGAAAAAGTTTGATCAAATTTTGATCTTAGCTTGCGGTACTAGTTACTATTCTGCCTGTGTTGCTAAATATTGGTTAGAGGATTTGGCCGGTATTCCGACTCAAGTTGAGATTGCTAGTGAATATCGTTATCGCACAACCGTACCTAATCCCAATACATTAATTGTGGTGGTCTCCCAGTCTGGTGAGACTGCTGATACTTTGGCAGCTTTGCGCCATGCACAGTCTTTGGGGCATCATTACACCTTGGCGATTTGTAATGTAGCGAGTAGTGCTATGGTTCGCGAAACCAATTGGAATTTCTTAACTAAGGCTGGTACTGAGATTGGTGTAGCTTCTACTAAAGCATTTACAACTCAGTTGCTTGCCCTTTATCTGTTGGCTGTGTCATTAGCCAAGCGCGCAGGAAAAGTAAGTCCCGAACGAGAGAAGGAGCTCTTGCGTGACTTGCGCCATTTACCCAAAGCTTTGCATGCAGTATTAGCGCTTGAGCCTCAGATTATTGCTTGGAGTACAGCATTTGCTAAGTGCGAAAACGCTTTATTCCTAGGGCGCGGCATGCACTACCCGATTGCTCTCGAAGGTGCTCTCAAACTAAAGGAAATTTCGTATATTCATGCTGAAGCCTACCCAGCGGGTGAGTTAAAGCATGGACCGCTCGCCTTGGTTACTGACAAGATGCCAGTAGTCACCGTGGCACCTAAGGATGACCTATTAGAAAAGCTCAAATCCAATATGCAAGAAGTTAAAGCCCGCGGTGGAAAGCTGTACGTCTTTGCTGACCAAGATACCGAGATCACGGGTGGTGAAGGTATCAATGTGATTCGTTTGCCTGAACACTACGGCAATCTTTCACCAATCTTGCATGTAGTTCCCCTTCAGCTCTTGGCGTATCACACCGCGTGCACCTTGGGTACTGATGTCGATAAGCCTCGCAATCTTGCAAAGAGCGTCACGGTGGAGTAG
- the glmU gene encoding bifunctional UDP-N-acetylglucosamine diphosphorylase/glucosamine-1-phosphate N-acetyltransferase GlmU: MNIVILAAGQGKRMKSALPKVLQTLAGKPLLQHVLNTAIDLQGKSAKTGPIVVIGHGAADVEEFLQISSEQDSRFGKVGTVLQAEQKGTGHALLQALPKLDVNEPTLVLYGDVPLTSKKTLSKLVKLADGVRGEDSALALLTQSLNNPKGYGRIVRDIDGSVKEIVEEKDASSEQKRIQEINTGIMVLPTNSLKKWLKSLRASNAQGEYYLTDVITMAVQDGVPIRTTKPDAEYEIVGVNSRDQLAALERVHQLNQANALMDSGVSLADPARIDVRGTLECGTDVFIDVGCVFEGCVTLAAGTKVGPYCIVRNSVIGKNVTIHPYSHIDGAQVGASSLIGPYARLRPGADLSNDVHIGNFVEVKNSKIAANSKANHLAYVGDSIVGSRVNIGAGTITCNYDGVNKHQTIIEDDVFIGSDTQLVAPVRVGRGATLGAGTTLTKDAPPNQLTVSRAKQISLQWQRPVKQEKKLANKKVLAKKPAKAKK, translated from the coding sequence ATGAACATCGTTATTTTGGCTGCTGGGCAGGGAAAGCGGATGAAGTCCGCGTTACCCAAGGTTCTTCAAACCTTGGCCGGAAAACCCCTTCTCCAGCATGTTTTGAATACAGCTATAGACCTACAAGGTAAAAGCGCTAAAACTGGCCCTATCGTGGTTATTGGGCATGGTGCTGCTGATGTTGAGGAATTTCTTCAGATCTCCAGTGAGCAAGATTCTCGCTTTGGCAAAGTGGGTACAGTATTGCAGGCGGAGCAAAAAGGAACGGGCCACGCCTTATTACAGGCTTTACCTAAGCTGGATGTGAATGAACCTACTTTGGTTCTGTATGGCGATGTCCCCCTAACAAGTAAGAAGACGCTGTCTAAATTAGTTAAATTGGCTGATGGTGTGCGTGGTGAAGATTCTGCATTAGCGCTTCTGACTCAAAGCCTCAATAATCCAAAGGGCTATGGCCGTATCGTGCGCGATATTGATGGATCAGTAAAAGAGATCGTTGAAGAAAAAGATGCATCGTCTGAGCAAAAGCGTATTCAAGAAATTAATACTGGCATTATGGTGCTGCCAACAAACTCACTCAAGAAATGGTTGAAGTCTTTGCGTGCAAGTAATGCCCAAGGCGAATACTATTTAACTGATGTCATTACGATGGCAGTTCAAGATGGCGTACCTATTCGTACTACAAAGCCCGATGCTGAATATGAGATTGTTGGTGTTAATAGTCGTGATCAGTTGGCCGCATTAGAGCGGGTACACCAACTCAATCAAGCAAATGCATTAATGGATTCCGGAGTTTCTTTGGCTGATCCAGCGCGGATTGATGTTCGTGGAACCTTAGAGTGCGGTACAGATGTCTTTATTGATGTCGGTTGTGTATTCGAGGGTTGTGTCACTTTGGCTGCAGGTACAAAAGTGGGTCCGTACTGCATTGTGCGTAATAGCGTGATTGGCAAGAATGTCACAATTCATCCCTACAGCCATATCGATGGAGCACAGGTTGGGGCAAGTTCACTAATTGGGCCATACGCACGTTTACGACCTGGTGCAGATTTGTCTAATGATGTACATATCGGCAACTTTGTTGAAGTGAAGAACAGCAAGATCGCCGCAAATAGTAAGGCCAATCACTTGGCTTATGTGGGCGATTCCATCGTGGGCTCTAGAGTTAATATCGGCGCAGGTACGATTACTTGCAACTATGATGGTGTGAATAAACACCAAACCATTATTGAGGACGATGTCTTCATTGGCTCCGATACCCAGCTAGTTGCTCCAGTGCGTGTTGGCCGCGGTGCTACTCTAGGAGCGGGCACGACTCTGACTAAAGATGCGCCACCCAATCAGCTAACCGTCTCTAGAGCCAAGCAAATTTCTTTGCAGTGGCAGCGCCCGGTAAAGCAAGAGAAAAAGCTAGCAAATAAAAAAGTGCTTGCTAAAAAACCCGCTAAGGCTAAAAAATAA
- the ttcA gene encoding tRNA 2-thiocytidine(32) synthetase TtcA, which yields MSDIRKVVLEENKLEKKLCRLVGQAIGDFGMIEDGDKVMVCLSGGKDSYAMLDILLKLRERAPIDFEIVAVNLDQKQPGFPAEILPNYLKALGVEYHIENQDTYSIVKRVIPEGKTTCGLCSRLRRGILYRVADELGATKIALGHHRDDILETLMLNMFFAGKLKGMPPKLRSDDGKHIVIRPLAYVPEKLLERYAVDMNFPIIPCNLCGSQPNLQRGAMKEMLREWEKKHPGRVENLFRSMHHIVPSHLMDGEAFDFKNLGISTELSGIAARSAGDKAIDETEIDEIACGTLIQGSYNPSL from the coding sequence ATGAGTGATATTCGTAAAGTTGTCTTAGAAGAAAACAAGCTCGAGAAAAAGCTATGTCGTTTAGTTGGCCAAGCGATTGGCGACTTTGGCATGATCGAAGATGGCGATAAAGTGATGGTGTGTTTATCAGGCGGCAAGGATAGTTATGCCATGCTCGATATTTTGTTGAAACTACGTGAGCGCGCCCCAATTGATTTTGAAATTGTTGCTGTCAACTTAGATCAAAAGCAGCCAGGCTTTCCGGCGGAGATTTTGCCGAACTATTTAAAAGCTTTAGGTGTTGAGTATCACATTGAAAATCAAGATACCTATAGCATCGTCAAACGTGTTATCCCAGAAGGAAAAACTACGTGTGGACTTTGCTCTCGATTACGTCGTGGTATTTTGTATCGTGTAGCAGATGAGTTGGGCGCTACTAAGATTGCCTTGGGCCACCATCGTGATGACATCCTAGAGACATTAATGCTCAATATGTTCTTTGCTGGCAAGCTCAAAGGCATGCCACCAAAGTTGCGATCTGATGATGGCAAGCACATCGTCATTCGCCCCCTAGCTTACGTTCCTGAAAAGTTACTTGAGCGTTATGCGGTAGATATGAACTTCCCGATTATTCCGTGCAATCTGTGCGGTAGTCAGCCCAATCTCCAGCGTGGCGCTATGAAAGAAATGTTGCGCGAGTGGGAGAAAAAGCACCCAGGGCGCGTCGAGAATCTCTTTCGCTCAATGCACCACATCGTGCCATCCCATCTAATGGATGGCGAGGCCTTTGATTTTAAGAATCTGGGGATCTCTACAGAACTATCGGGCATTGCCGCAAGATCTGCTGGCGATAAGGCAATTGACGAGACAGAAATTGATGAAATAGCCTGTGGAACACTCATTCAGGGGTCTTATAATCCTTCTCTATGA
- a CDS encoding dihydroneopterin aldolase has protein sequence MNAILSHPALTDCRRLFLRDYEIYINIGVHDFEKKAEQRVILNVDLYIPLNMNTPSKDLLEEVVDYDFMRETIKARSSQGHIHLQETFCDDIVNSMLLHPKVIAARVSTAKPDVYPDCHSVGVEVFRMKQV, from the coding sequence ATGAACGCCATTCTTTCTCATCCAGCACTTACCGATTGCCGCCGCTTATTTCTGCGTGACTATGAAATCTATATCAATATTGGCGTCCATGATTTTGAGAAAAAGGCTGAACAACGCGTTATTCTCAATGTAGATCTCTACATTCCACTGAATATGAATACTCCTTCTAAAGATTTATTGGAAGAAGTGGTTGACTATGACTTTATGCGTGAAACCATTAAGGCACGGTCTTCCCAAGGCCATATCCATTTACAAGAAACCTTTTGCGATGACATCGTCAATTCAATGCTATTGCATCCCAAGGTCATTGCTGCTCGCGTCAGCACGGCTAAGCCCGATGTCTATCCTGATTGCCACTCCGTTGGTGTTGAGGTGTTTCGGATGAAGCAGGTTTAA
- a CDS encoding SDR family oxidoreductase, producing the protein MSSNPQPQQNKAVLVTGAAKRLGREIALEFARQGWDVAVHYGRSVSEAQATVTEIQKLGRKASAFKADLANEAEINSLFTAVLAEFDNLQCLVNSASIFEYDRANSDTPLSSKTLQDHMQVNLTAPILLSRLMFDYQKSQSKKVSEGDLSIPSVIQLLDQKLINLNPDYLSYTLSKAALLTSVEVLAVDFAPHLRVIGLAPGITLTSGDQTEAGFVKAHQMTPLGKSSTPGDIAKAAVFLASSNAITGTTLYVDGGQHLLPSSRDVMFKTN; encoded by the coding sequence TTGAGTTCAAACCCACAACCTCAGCAAAATAAAGCAGTTTTAGTGACCGGCGCTGCCAAGCGCCTTGGTCGAGAAATTGCCTTGGAGTTTGCTCGCCAGGGCTGGGATGTAGCTGTCCACTATGGCCGGTCTGTGTCTGAGGCTCAAGCTACCGTAACTGAAATCCAAAAGTTAGGGCGTAAGGCCTCAGCATTTAAGGCTGACCTTGCCAATGAAGCGGAAATCAATTCTCTATTTACCGCAGTGCTTGCTGAGTTCGATAACTTGCAATGCCTAGTGAATAGTGCTTCCATATTTGAGTACGATCGTGCTAATTCGGATACTCCACTCAGTAGCAAGACTTTACAAGACCACATGCAGGTCAATTTAACCGCGCCCATATTGTTATCGCGGTTGATGTTTGACTATCAAAAGAGTCAGTCAAAGAAAGTAAGCGAGGGTGATTTATCAATCCCCTCGGTAATTCAGTTACTCGATCAAAAATTAATTAATCTCAATCCAGACTATTTGTCATACACATTATCTAAGGCTGCACTTCTTACTTCAGTTGAGGTGCTGGCGGTAGATTTTGCCCCGCACTTGCGAGTGATTGGTTTAGCTCCCGGTATTACGCTGACTTCTGGTGATCAAACCGAAGCAGGTTTTGTGAAAGCGCACCAGATGACACCATTAGGCAAGTCATCAACACCCGGTGATATTGCAAAAGCAGCCGTATTTCTGGCTAGCTCAAATGCGATCACGGGTACTACCTTATATGTGGATGGCGGACAACATCTGTTGCCATCATCACGCGATGTGATGTTTAAAACAAACTAA
- a CDS encoding class I SAM-dependent methyltransferase: MAEIASNGGWIPFSKYMEMALYEPGMGYYSAGAHKLGTGGDFTTAPELSPLFGAAIVETLLPILEGLQAQGLPTQILEFGAGTGKLAESILSRLHDLDFSLDHYDIIEISPDLAQRQEKRLQHLSKELNLSTHCRWLSSLPSNFKGIILANEVIDAIPCDAIIFQNSFWYWRGVSIIDGRLTWSTGKPVEQALLPAVLVNGSFSEGYVTELHAPANAWMLQVANHLDTGLFLTFDYGFPENEYYHAQRLDGTLMAHHRHHAIQDPFYLPGLCDLTTHVEWSQIARSALETEIDDVYLSNQAAYLLDAGIGDIALEIGDPSNPETFLPISNSLQKLLSEAEMGELFKVFAFSKKLSNILPEHTLEDLPGLRGRNRL, translated from the coding sequence ATGGCAGAAATCGCCTCAAACGGCGGCTGGATACCCTTTTCTAAATATATGGAAATGGCTCTCTATGAGCCAGGAATGGGTTATTACAGTGCTGGGGCCCATAAATTAGGCACTGGTGGTGATTTCACGACCGCGCCTGAGCTCTCCCCCCTATTTGGTGCTGCCATTGTGGAGACGCTTCTACCTATTCTGGAGGGCCTGCAGGCTCAAGGACTCCCTACCCAGATTCTAGAGTTTGGTGCCGGGACTGGTAAGTTGGCTGAATCCATTCTGAGCCGACTGCACGATCTAGATTTCTCTTTGGATCACTACGACATTATCGAGATCTCTCCAGACCTTGCACAAAGACAAGAAAAGCGGCTTCAACATCTCTCCAAGGAACTTAATCTATCCACTCACTGCCGTTGGCTCAGCTCCTTACCCAGCAACTTCAAAGGTATTATTTTGGCTAACGAAGTCATTGATGCCATTCCTTGTGATGCCATCATTTTTCAGAATAGCTTCTGGTATTGGCGGGGGGTTTCAATTATTGATGGCAGACTTACTTGGTCAACAGGAAAGCCCGTTGAACAAGCCCTACTTCCAGCAGTTTTAGTGAATGGAAGTTTCTCTGAAGGCTATGTTACCGAACTGCATGCACCAGCAAACGCCTGGATGCTCCAAGTAGCTAATCATCTAGATACTGGCCTTTTTCTCACCTTTGACTATGGCTTTCCAGAGAACGAGTACTACCACGCACAGCGCTTAGACGGCACACTCATGGCACATCATCGCCATCATGCCATTCAAGATCCGTTTTATCTTCCAGGGTTATGTGATTTGACTACCCACGTGGAGTGGTCACAGATTGCACGTAGTGCACTAGAGACAGAAATTGATGATGTCTATCTCAGCAATCAAGCAGCTTACTTACTAGATGCGGGTATTGGCGATATCGCATTAGAGATTGGCGACCCTAGCAATCCAGAAACTTTTTTACCCATTTCAAACTCTCTGCAAAAACTATTATCCGAAGCGGAGATGGGTGAGCTTTTTAAGGTCTTCGCATTCTCAAAGAAACTATCTAACATATTGCCAGAACACACATTAGAAGACTTGCCTGGCCTTCGAGGCAGGAACCGGCTGTAA
- a CDS encoding polynucleotide adenylyltransferase: protein MKVYAVGGTIRDTLMGLPVHDIDYVVVGSSVEEMIAQGYRPVGKDFPVFLHPETQAEYALARTERKTGKGYKGFLFYADPTVTLEQDLERRDLTINAMAQEVGADGKLVGPILDPYNGQDDLASKIFRHVSDAFAEDPLRLLRIARFAARFPEFMVAPETMDALRAIVRSNELSALSAERIWQELARGLAASKPMRMFQVLLDADAAKVLLPSTLTSSLAKEEFREQLIAHLHAADTRLEDRCAVTLMNLSANEIRSWAACVKMPNEVRDFSEIFSELNLLTEQTAEDAHQPSDVLAWFNRADVWRKPERGQALLDLAKRIGLNVDTLILAMQNAQALNTAEIIESIAAEERSNGESIRCAVDAARLSAIAAALTI from the coding sequence ATGAAGGTCTATGCAGTCGGTGGCACTATTCGAGATACCCTCATGGGTTTGCCGGTGCATGACATTGATTACGTCGTAGTAGGTTCTAGCGTAGAAGAGATGATTGCTCAGGGATATCGTCCTGTGGGCAAAGATTTTCCCGTCTTTCTGCATCCAGAGACTCAAGCTGAATATGCCTTGGCTCGTACGGAGCGTAAGACGGGTAAGGGCTACAAGGGCTTTCTGTTTTATGCCGATCCGACTGTCACCCTAGAGCAAGACTTAGAGCGTCGTGATCTGACGATTAATGCAATGGCCCAGGAGGTGGGGGCTGATGGCAAATTGGTGGGACCTATTTTGGATCCCTATAACGGTCAGGACGATTTGGCGTCAAAAATTTTCCGCCATGTATCTGATGCGTTTGCAGAGGATCCTTTGCGTCTATTGCGTATTGCTCGTTTTGCAGCCCGCTTTCCTGAGTTCATGGTTGCGCCAGAAACAATGGATGCCTTACGGGCGATTGTTCGATCTAATGAATTATCAGCACTATCGGCTGAAAGAATTTGGCAGGAGTTAGCTAGAGGCCTTGCTGCCAGTAAGCCAATGCGAATGTTCCAAGTTCTGCTCGATGCTGATGCAGCCAAGGTATTGCTACCGTCAACACTGACATCCTCTTTGGCTAAAGAAGAATTCCGCGAGCAGCTGATTGCACATTTGCATGCAGCAGATACCCGTCTAGAAGATCGCTGCGCTGTCACTCTCATGAATTTGTCTGCTAATGAAATTCGGTCATGGGCAGCGTGCGTCAAAATGCCAAATGAGGTGCGTGACTTCAGTGAAATATTTAGCGAGCTCAATTTATTAACTGAGCAGACGGCAGAAGATGCACATCAACCTTCCGATGTACTGGCATGGTTTAATCGTGCAGATGTTTGGCGCAAGCCTGAGCGTGGCCAGGCTTTACTGGATTTAGCTAAACGCATCGGCCTAAATGTCGACACTTTAATTTTGGCAATGCAAAATGCTCAGGCACTCAACACTGCGGAAATTATTGAAAGTATTGCCGCAGAAGAGCGATCCAATGGTGAAAGTATTCGCTGTGCAGTTGATGCCGCAAGACTCTCGGCCATTGCTGCAGCATTAACTATCTGA